The Aminithiophilus ramosus genome contains a region encoding:
- a CDS encoding FAD-binding oxidoreductase — MNPSESYRPVTESVVAELREICGSKNVLFGQQEAMEAYSHDEVADGGYAVMPEAVVKPASAREISAIMKLADRERIPVTPRGAGSGLSCGAVPLYGGIVLSVERMNRIVEIDVRNMTITVEAGVVTNHINEVLEEYGLFYAGYPMSLETCFIGGNVAENAGGGKAVKYGVTGRYVQGLEAVLPDGAIVRIGGKRVKDVTGYNLLGLLVGSEGTLAVFTEVTLKLTALPKHKVTLLVLFPTVDEAIDAVPALMTETGVVPTAIEFMDRLSVQTACRYLNEHFPYEEAGAMLIIEIDGSGEEEVEAQYDAVGQVCLDRGALEVYVADNFTTSERVWRVRRNIAEAFKVSNPVQSLEDIVVPFAQIPQLIRVIEDLSRRHGLLIPSYGHAGDGNLHATPVKPAGMSLEEWEALLPRLLRELYAATAELGGTISGEHGIGSKRKAYMPLVLSPELLSLMKRVKDAFDPHHILNPGKIFP; from the coding sequence GTGAACCCTTCCGAGAGCTACAGGCCCGTGACGGAGTCCGTCGTCGCCGAGCTGCGGGAGATCTGCGGATCGAAAAACGTCCTTTTCGGACAGCAGGAGGCCATGGAGGCCTACAGCCACGACGAGGTGGCCGACGGCGGCTATGCCGTCATGCCCGAGGCCGTCGTCAAACCGGCATCGGCCCGGGAGATCTCGGCCATCATGAAGCTGGCCGACAGGGAGCGGATCCCCGTCACGCCCAGAGGGGCGGGAAGCGGTCTCTCCTGCGGAGCCGTCCCCCTCTACGGCGGCATCGTCCTCTCCGTCGAGCGGATGAACCGCATCGTCGAGATCGACGTCCGGAACATGACGATCACCGTCGAGGCCGGCGTCGTGACGAACCACATCAACGAGGTCCTCGAGGAGTACGGCCTCTTCTACGCCGGCTATCCCATGAGCCTCGAGACCTGCTTCATCGGCGGGAACGTGGCCGAAAACGCCGGAGGCGGCAAGGCCGTCAAATACGGCGTCACGGGCCGCTACGTCCAGGGGCTGGAGGCCGTCCTCCCCGACGGCGCCATCGTCCGCATCGGCGGCAAGCGCGTCAAGGACGTGACGGGCTACAACCTTCTGGGGCTCCTCGTCGGTTCCGAAGGGACGCTGGCCGTCTTCACCGAAGTGACGCTGAAGCTGACGGCTCTGCCCAAGCACAAGGTGACCCTCCTGGTGCTCTTCCCCACCGTCGACGAGGCCATCGACGCCGTGCCGGCCCTGATGACGGAGACGGGCGTCGTCCCGACGGCCATCGAGTTCATGGACCGCCTCTCGGTCCAAACGGCCTGCCGCTACCTGAACGAGCACTTCCCCTACGAGGAGGCCGGCGCCATGCTGATCATCGAAATCGACGGCAGCGGCGAGGAGGAGGTGGAGGCCCAGTACGACGCCGTCGGCCAGGTCTGTCTCGACCGGGGGGCCCTGGAGGTCTACGTGGCCGACAATTTCACCACCTCCGAGCGGGTCTGGCGGGTCCGGCGCAACATCGCCGAGGCCTTCAAGGTCTCGAACCCCGTCCAGAGTCTGGAGGATATCGTCGTCCCCTTCGCCCAGATCCCCCAGCTCATCAGGGTCATCGAAGATCTTTCGCGGCGCCACGGCCTCCTCATCCCCAGCTACGGCCACGCCGGCGACGGCAATCTCCACGCCACGCCCGTCAAACCCGCCGGGATGTCCCTCGAGGAGTGGGAGGCCCTGCTGCCCCGGCTGCTGAGGGAACTTTACGCCGCCACGGCCGAACTGGGCGGCACGATCAGCGGCGAACACGGCATCGGCTCCAAGCGCAAGGCCTACATGCCCCTCGTCCTGTCGCCCGAGCTCCTCTCCCTCATGAAACGGGTCAAGGACGCCTTCGACCCTCACCACATCCTCAACCCGGGCAAGATCTTCCCCTGA
- a CDS encoding electron transfer flavoprotein subunit alpha/FixB family protein, with product MTENRGRHSGVWIVAEQREGKVRSVSYELLNWGRGLADGRKAPLSALLFGRDLDEEEVLSLIRRGADRVYLVDDPAFEHFLAEPYGRALTWLIERFRPEIVLAAATTTGRTIMPLAAARLRAGLTADCTELALDGESGDLLQTRPAIGGNILATIRTPRARPQMATVRPRSRAQASEDESRQGTVVRVDLPEACRLSPVRFEGFVPDRSQERPLEDADIIVAGGRGLKKGDNFSLVRDVARALGGEVGASRDAVDQGWIDYPHQIGLSGKTVAPRLYMACGISGSIQHLAGMQTAEVIVAVNRDPEAPIFNVADFAIVGDLFDVLPALRERLETRRRRP from the coding sequence ATGACCGAAAACCGTGGCCGCCACAGCGGCGTCTGGATCGTCGCCGAGCAGCGGGAGGGGAAGGTCCGCTCCGTCTCCTACGAACTGCTCAACTGGGGGCGGGGACTGGCCGACGGCAGGAAGGCACCTCTTTCGGCCCTTCTTTTCGGCCGCGACCTCGACGAGGAAGAGGTCCTCTCCCTCATCCGCCGCGGCGCCGACAGAGTCTACCTCGTCGACGACCCCGCTTTCGAGCATTTTCTGGCCGAGCCCTACGGCAGGGCCCTGACGTGGCTCATCGAACGGTTCCGCCCCGAGATCGTCCTCGCCGCGGCGACGACGACGGGGAGAACGATCATGCCGCTGGCTGCGGCCCGCCTCCGCGCCGGGCTGACGGCCGACTGCACCGAGCTGGCTCTCGACGGCGAGAGCGGCGACCTTCTCCAGACCCGGCCCGCCATCGGCGGCAACATCCTGGCCACGATCCGCACACCCCGGGCCCGCCCCCAGATGGCGACGGTCCGGCCCCGCTCCAGGGCCCAGGCGTCGGAGGACGAAAGCCGACAGGGCACGGTCGTCCGAGTCGACCTTCCCGAGGCCTGCCGCCTCTCGCCGGTCCGCTTCGAGGGCTTCGTCCCCGACCGATCTCAGGAGAGGCCGCTCGAAGACGCCGACATCATCGTCGCCGGAGGACGGGGACTGAAGAAGGGCGACAACTTTTCCCTCGTCCGCGACGTGGCCCGGGCCCTGGGCGGCGAAGTGGGCGCCTCGCGGGACGCCGTCGATCAGGGGTGGATCGACTACCCCCACCAGATCGGCCTCAGCGGCAAGACCGTCGCGCCCCGTCTCTACATGGCCTGCGGCATTTCGGGCTCCATCCAGCACCTGGCAGGCATGCAGACGGCGGAGGTCATCGTCGCCGTCAACAGAGACCCGGAGGCCCCCATCTTCAACGTCGCCGATTTCGCCATCGTCGGCGACCTTTTCGACGTCCTCCCCGCCCTGAGGGAGAGGCTGGAGACGAGGAGGCGACGGCCGTGA
- a CDS encoding electron transfer flavoprotein subunit beta/FixA family protein, whose translation MKIVVLIKQVPETNNVKMDAETGTMIRDGVETIVNPLDLYAVETALQLRQSRGGTVTALTMGPPKSEKALREVVAMGCDDALQLSDRAFAGSDTWATSYILAEAIRSRLEGFDLILCGERATDGDTGQVGPAVASFLDLPLATYVSAITDVGDGIGVRRLVEGGYEKLRLPLPALLTVVKEISFPRLPTLSGKRRARQMAVERLGREELDLAEEDIGLGGSPTRVSRIFTPQVARRGRKVIVKDEGDLDRALKELLAFLDERHLLPVPERKGR comes from the coding sequence ATGAAGATCGTCGTGCTCATCAAGCAGGTTCCGGAGACGAACAACGTGAAGATGGACGCCGAGACGGGAACGATGATCCGCGACGGCGTGGAGACCATCGTCAATCCTCTCGATCTCTACGCCGTCGAGACGGCCCTCCAGCTCCGCCAGAGTCGGGGAGGCACGGTAACGGCCCTCACCATGGGCCCCCCCAAGAGCGAAAAGGCCCTGAGGGAAGTGGTGGCCATGGGCTGCGACGACGCCCTCCAGCTCAGCGACAGGGCCTTCGCCGGTTCCGACACCTGGGCCACGTCTTACATCCTGGCCGAGGCGATCCGCAGCCGGCTCGAGGGTTTCGACCTCATCCTCTGCGGCGAGCGCGCCACCGACGGCGACACGGGACAGGTCGGCCCCGCCGTGGCCTCCTTCCTCGATCTGCCCCTGGCCACCTACGTGAGTGCCATCACCGACGTCGGTGACGGCATCGGCGTGAGGCGCCTCGTCGAGGGGGGCTACGAGAAGCTCCGCCTCCCCCTCCCGGCCCTGCTGACGGTGGTCAAGGAGATCAGCTTCCCCCGCCTTCCCACCTTGAGCGGCAAGCGCCGGGCCCGGCAGATGGCCGTCGAGCGCCTGGGCCGGGAGGAGCTGGACCTGGCCGAGGAGGACATCGGCCTCGGCGGGTCGCCTACGCGGGTGAGCCGGATCTTCACGCCCCAAGTGGCCCGCAGGGGACGAAAGGTGATCGTCAAGGACGAAGGCGACCTGGATCGGGCCCTGAAGGAGCTCTTGGCCTTTCTGGACGAGAGGCACCTCCTTCCGGTGCCGGAAAGGAAGGGACGATGA
- the larA gene encoding nickel-dependent lactate racemase — MKIAIPYGRSSMEIDVPDDRLLAVLRPTEPDGAPEDFVLQRAIVERALANPVASPPLRRLASGRSRATVITSDHTRPVPSRITLPPLLEEMRADNASLEVTLLVATGMHRATTADELGERLGPSILSRERVVVHDARCDDDLRFLGKLPSGGDLWVNRFAVETDLLVAEGFIEPHFFAGFSGGRKSVLPGVAGYRTVLANHCASFIASPRARAGSLDGNPIHADMLFAAEAARLAFVLNVALDGKKRIRAAWAGHFDEAHRRGCADVARSAAVDGRRKAPIVVTSNGGYPLDQNVYQAVKGMTAAEALCSDGGVIITVAACEDGHGGQAFFDALAGAASPRELLDRIGGRPMEETEPDQWEYQILARVLNRVEVIVVSDRCPPELFEAIHLRWAPTFERALAMAEERTGPDADILVVPDGVAVVVETAREASR; from the coding sequence ATGAAGATCGCCATTCCCTACGGCCGAAGTTCGATGGAGATCGACGTTCCCGACGACAGGCTCCTGGCTGTTCTGAGGCCCACGGAGCCCGACGGAGCCCCGGAGGATTTCGTCCTTCAGCGGGCGATCGTCGAGAGAGCCCTGGCGAACCCCGTCGCCAGTCCGCCCCTGCGCCGCCTCGCGTCGGGCCGCAGCCGAGCCACGGTCATCACCAGCGACCACACTCGCCCCGTTCCCAGCAGGATCACCCTCCCGCCCCTGCTTGAGGAGATGCGGGCCGATAACGCCTCTCTGGAGGTCACTCTTCTCGTCGCCACGGGCATGCACCGGGCCACGACGGCCGACGAGCTCGGAGAACGTCTGGGGCCTTCCATCCTCTCCCGGGAGCGCGTCGTCGTCCACGACGCCCGATGCGACGACGATCTCCGTTTCCTGGGAAAACTCCCCTCGGGAGGTGATCTTTGGGTGAATCGTTTCGCCGTCGAGACCGATCTGCTCGTCGCCGAGGGCTTCATCGAACCCCACTTCTTCGCCGGCTTTTCCGGCGGCCGAAAGAGCGTCCTTCCCGGCGTGGCCGGCTACCGGACGGTGCTGGCCAATCACTGCGCCTCCTTCATCGCCTCGCCCCGGGCCCGGGCGGGCTCTCTCGACGGCAATCCCATCCACGCCGACATGCTTTTCGCCGCCGAGGCCGCCCGTCTGGCCTTCGTCCTCAACGTCGCCCTCGACGGGAAGAAGCGCATCCGGGCGGCCTGGGCCGGACATTTCGACGAGGCCCACCGCCGAGGCTGCGCCGACGTGGCCCGGAGCGCCGCCGTCGACGGGAGGCGGAAGGCCCCCATCGTCGTCACCTCCAACGGCGGCTACCCGCTGGACCAGAACGTCTACCAGGCCGTGAAGGGGATGACGGCCGCCGAGGCCCTCTGTTCCGACGGCGGCGTCATCATCACCGTCGCCGCCTGCGAGGACGGCCACGGCGGCCAGGCCTTCTTCGACGCCCTGGCCGGAGCCGCGTCGCCCCGGGAGCTTCTCGACAGGATCGGGGGACGTCCCATGGAGGAGACGGAGCCCGATCAGTGGGAGTACCAGATTCTGGCCCGCGTCCTGAACCGGGTGGAGGTCATCGTCGTCAGCGACCGCTGTCCGCCGGAACTTTTCGAGGCCATCCACCTCCGATGGGCGCCCACTTTCGAGAGGGCTCTGGCCATGGCCGAGGAGAGAACGGGACCGGACGCGGACATTCTCGTCGTCCCCGACGGCGTCGCCGTCGTCGTCGAGACCGCCAGGGAGGCCTCACGATGA
- a CDS encoding FadR/GntR family transcriptional regulator, producing MTVNERNGTRRVFEDVVDYVQNLVLDGWLRGGDKLPTERELARSLDVSRASIREAMRSLEIVGLVESRQGGGNYIRGHLGKSLLEPLSLLFQINGGRLEDVLELRRIVEVAAAAIAATRLSDGDRRELEGLLAELDGTDDEERKALLDKQMHVKIVSLSGNPLLIGLYDSISALLDRFFLLARRRISLWKESYDELFLQHRAICGALFDGDASRAASEMRNHLDHVAETLKRSS from the coding sequence ATGACCGTCAACGAAAGGAACGGCACGAGACGGGTCTTCGAGGACGTCGTCGACTACGTCCAGAATCTCGTCCTCGACGGGTGGCTCCGCGGCGGCGACAAGCTTCCCACGGAAAGGGAGCTGGCCCGCAGCCTCGACGTGAGCCGCGCCTCCATCAGGGAGGCCATGCGCTCCCTCGAGATCGTCGGCCTCGTCGAGTCCCGACAGGGCGGGGGGAACTACATCCGCGGCCATCTGGGCAAAAGCCTCCTGGAGCCGTTGTCCCTTCTCTTTCAGATCAACGGCGGCAGACTCGAAGATGTCCTGGAACTGCGGCGCATCGTCGAAGTGGCAGCGGCGGCGATCGCCGCCACTCGCCTCTCCGACGGCGATCGCCGGGAACTGGAAGGCCTCCTGGCCGAGCTGGACGGGACGGACGACGAGGAGCGCAAGGCCCTTCTGGACAAACAGATGCACGTCAAGATCGTCTCCCTTTCGGGCAACCCCCTCCTCATCGGCCTCTACGACTCCATCTCGGCCCTTCTGGACCGCTTCTTCCTCCTCGCCCGACGGAGGATTTCCCTCTGGAAGGAGAGTTACGACGAGCTCTTTCTCCAGCACCGGGCCATCTGCGGGGCTCTCTTCGACGGAGACGCCTCGCGGGCCGCGTCGGAGATGCGAAACCACCTCGATCACGTCGCCGAAACATTGAAGCGAAGTTCTTGA